The Symphalangus syndactylus isolate Jambi chromosome 3, NHGRI_mSymSyn1-v2.1_pri, whole genome shotgun sequence genome has a segment encoding these proteins:
- the C3H9orf57 gene encoding uncharacterized protein C9orf57 homolog isoform X4, with translation MKKIEISGTCLSFHLLFGLEIRMRRIAFAGVILFCLLGDLGTCQTKPGQYCKEEVHIQDVGGLICRACNLSIPFHGCLLDLGTCQAKPGQYCIEEVHIQGCTAAS, from the exons ATGAAAAAGATAG AAATCAGTGGGACGTGTCTTTCCTTTCATCTCCTTTTTGGCTTGGAAATCAGAATGAGAAGGATTGCCTTTGCTGGTGTTATCTTATTCTGCCTCTTAGGTG ACCTGGGAACCTGCCAGACAAAACCTGGTCAGTACTGTAAAGAAGAGGTCCACATTCAAG ATGTTGGAGGTTTGATTTGCAGAGCATGCAATCTTTCAATCCCCTTCCATGGATGTCTTTTAGATCTGGGAACCTGCCAGGCAAAACCTGGTCAGTACTGTATAGAAGAGGTCCACATTCAAG GATGTACAGCAGCATCGtag
- the C3H9orf57 gene encoding uncharacterized protein C9orf57 homolog isoform X2: MKKIDLGTCQTKPGQYCKEEVHIQDVGGLICRACNLSIPFHGCLLDLGTCQAKPGQYCIEEVHIQGGIEWYSTKGCTKNTSECFKRTLFKRTLFKGILKLHELVTTRCCNHSLCNF, encoded by the exons ATGAAAAAGATAG ACCTGGGAACCTGCCAGACAAAACCTGGTCAGTACTGTAAAGAAGAGGTCCACATTCAAG ATGTTGGAGGTTTGATTTGCAGAGCATGCAATCTTTCAATCCCCTTCCATGGATGTCTTTTAGATCTGGGAACCTGCCAGGCAAAACCTGGTCAGTACTGTATAGAAGAGGTCCACATTCAAG GTGGCATTGAATGGTATTCAACCAAAGGCTGCACAAAGAACACATCAGAGTGCTTCAAGAGAACTCTCTTCAAGAGAACTCTCTTCAAGGGAATTCTGAAACTGCATGAACTTGTAACTACTCGCTGCTGCAATCATTCTTTGTGCAATTTCTGA
- the C3H9orf57 gene encoding uncharacterized protein C9orf57 homolog isoform X1: MKKIEISGTCLSFHLLFGLEIRMRRIAFAGVILFCLLGDLGTCQTKPGQYCKEEVHIQDVGGLICRACNLSIPFHGCLLDLGTCQAKPGQYCIEEVHIQGGIEWYSTKGCTKNTSECFKRTLFKRTLFKGILKLHELVTTRCCNHSLCNF, translated from the exons ATGAAAAAGATAG AAATCAGTGGGACGTGTCTTTCCTTTCATCTCCTTTTTGGCTTGGAAATCAGAATGAGAAGGATTGCCTTTGCTGGTGTTATCTTATTCTGCCTCTTAGGTG ACCTGGGAACCTGCCAGACAAAACCTGGTCAGTACTGTAAAGAAGAGGTCCACATTCAAG ATGTTGGAGGTTTGATTTGCAGAGCATGCAATCTTTCAATCCCCTTCCATGGATGTCTTTTAGATCTGGGAACCTGCCAGGCAAAACCTGGTCAGTACTGTATAGAAGAGGTCCACATTCAAG GTGGCATTGAATGGTATTCAACCAAAGGCTGCACAAAGAACACATCAGAGTGCTTCAAGAGAACTCTCTTCAAGAGAACTCTCTTCAAGGGAATTCTGAAACTGCATGAACTTGTAACTACTCGCTGCTGCAATCATTCTTTGTGCAATTTCTGA